In the Plectropomus leopardus isolate mb chromosome 5, YSFRI_Pleo_2.0, whole genome shotgun sequence genome, one interval contains:
- the med29 gene encoding mediator of RNA polymerase II transcription subunit 29 has protein sequence MASQQQQPGGPMSQPGLQQPASLQQQQQLSQQQDFDPVHRFKMLIPQLKESLQNVMKIASLNLAHNTTIDNGIKSSDTTVQRFDKSLEEFYALCDQLELCLRLAYECLSQSIDSAKHSPNLVPTATKPDTVQTESMSYAQYLGMIKSQISCAKDIHNALLECSKKIAGKGQTQGIM, from the exons ATGGCgtctcagcagcagcaacccGGCGGGCCGATGTCGCAGCCCGGACTACAACAGCCTGCTTCAttacaacaacagcagcaactgAGCCAGCAGCAAGACTTTGATCCAGTTCATAGATTTAAGATGCTCATTCCACAGCTGAAGGAGAGTCTGCAG aaTGTGATGAAAATTGCATCCTTGAATTTGGCCCACAACACGACTATTGACAACGGCAT CAAAAGCAGTGACACAACTGTGCAGCGCTTTGACAAAAGCCTAGAGGAGTTTTATGCCCTTTGCGATCAGCTGGAGCTGTGTTTG CGGCTGGCATATGAGTGTCTCTCCCAGAGCATCGACAGCGCCAAACATTCACCCAACCTGGTCCCAACAGCCACGAAACCGGACACAGTGCAGACAGAGTCCATGTCTTACGCCCAATACCTCGGCATGATCAAGTCTCAGATCTCCTGTGCCAAAGACATCCACAATGCTTTGCTGGAGTGCTCCAAGAAAATCGCAGGAAAGGGACAAACTCAGGGAATCATGTAG
- the mlf1 gene encoding myeloid leukemia factor 1 isoform X1 — translation MFNSNRREFDEDPFFSDPFRAHREHMRQMMRSFSEPYGGPVMPSIMDGRNRGHDFAEHPSSSLALRDDHRDMSRSLFPFGSIDSTDLMRNPFGMFDNMMANMRNRMEEMHRNFENMSTDSNTHSFSSSSVMTYSKVGNEPPKVFQASSSTRHAPGGIKETRKAVKDSESGLEQMSIGHHIQDRGHVVEKKYNKKTGEKEFNQDFQNMDESEAQSFDEEWQQEVSKFRPCGPMSRLREPRALTHGVHRAALTGPEQEHRDQLKGKAEGKCSMEGSSSINQ, via the exons ATGTTCAACAGTAATCGCAGGGAGTTTGACGAGGATCCGTTCTTCTC GGATCCATTTCGGGCTCACAGGGAACATATGAGGCAGATGATGCGAAGCTTCTCTGAGCCATACGGCGGGCCCGTAATGCCCAGTATTATGGACGGAAGAAATCGTGGTCATGACTTTGCAGAACATCCAAGCTCATCTCTGGCACTGAGGGATGACCACAGG GATATGAGCCGCTCACTGTTTCCCTTTGGCAGTATTGACAGCACG GATTTGATGAGGAATCCATTCGGCATGTTTGACAACATGATGGCCAACATGAGAAACAGGATGGAGGAGATGCACAGAAACTTT GAGAACATGTCCACAGATTCAAACACCCACTCATTCAGCTCCTCATCAGTCATGACATATTCAAAGGTTGGAAATGAGCCTCCCAAGGTCTTCCAGGCAAGCTCATCGACACGCCATGCCCCTGGAGGG ATCAAGGAGACCCGGAAAGCTGTTAAAGACTCTGAAAGTGGTCTGGAGCAGATGTCCATTGGTCATCACATTCAAGACAGGGGACATGTTGTTGAGAAGAAATACAACAAGAAAACAGGAGAGAAGGAGTTCAACCAGGACTTTCAGAATATGGATGAAT CTGAAGCACAGTCTTTTGACGAAGAGTGGCAGCAGGAGGTGTCCAAGTTTCGGCCGTGTGGCCCCATGTCTCGTCTGCGGGAACCCCGTGCGCTAACCCACGGTGTTCATCGAGCAGCCCTAACCGGACCTGAGCAGGAGCACAG GGACCAATTAAAGGGCAAGGCTGAGGGTAAATGCAGCATGGAAGGCTCAAGCTCAATAAATCAGTGA
- the mlf1 gene encoding myeloid leukemia factor 1 isoform X2, producing MFNSNRREFDEDPFFSDPFRAHREHMRQMMRSFSEPYGGPVMPSIMDGRNRGHDFAEHPSSSLALRDDHRDLMRNPFGMFDNMMANMRNRMEEMHRNFENMSTDSNTHSFSSSSVMTYSKVGNEPPKVFQASSSTRHAPGGIKETRKAVKDSESGLEQMSIGHHIQDRGHVVEKKYNKKTGEKEFNQDFQNMDESEAQSFDEEWQQEVSKFRPCGPMSRLREPRALTHGVHRAALTGPEQEHRDQLKGKAEGKCSMEGSSSINQ from the exons ATGTTCAACAGTAATCGCAGGGAGTTTGACGAGGATCCGTTCTTCTC GGATCCATTTCGGGCTCACAGGGAACATATGAGGCAGATGATGCGAAGCTTCTCTGAGCCATACGGCGGGCCCGTAATGCCCAGTATTATGGACGGAAGAAATCGTGGTCATGACTTTGCAGAACATCCAAGCTCATCTCTGGCACTGAGGGATGACCACAGG GATTTGATGAGGAATCCATTCGGCATGTTTGACAACATGATGGCCAACATGAGAAACAGGATGGAGGAGATGCACAGAAACTTT GAGAACATGTCCACAGATTCAAACACCCACTCATTCAGCTCCTCATCAGTCATGACATATTCAAAGGTTGGAAATGAGCCTCCCAAGGTCTTCCAGGCAAGCTCATCGACACGCCATGCCCCTGGAGGG ATCAAGGAGACCCGGAAAGCTGTTAAAGACTCTGAAAGTGGTCTGGAGCAGATGTCCATTGGTCATCACATTCAAGACAGGGGACATGTTGTTGAGAAGAAATACAACAAGAAAACAGGAGAGAAGGAGTTCAACCAGGACTTTCAGAATATGGATGAAT CTGAAGCACAGTCTTTTGACGAAGAGTGGCAGCAGGAGGTGTCCAAGTTTCGGCCGTGTGGCCCCATGTCTCGTCTGCGGGAACCCCGTGCGCTAACCCACGGTGTTCATCGAGCAGCCCTAACCGGACCTGAGCAGGAGCACAG GGACCAATTAAAGGGCAAGGCTGAGGGTAAATGCAGCATGGAAGGCTCAAGCTCAATAAATCAGTGA